In the genome of Myxococcus stipitatus, one region contains:
- a CDS encoding cation diffusion facilitator family transporter, with protein sequence MDTPLTDRSAELQQRSKNIRFVLLAILLANWVVAGAKLVFGLMSQSAAVTADGLHSFIDGGSNVLGLVAMGVASRPADDDHPYGHGKFEALASLGIGAMIGIGMLELGRMALDSLLHDRHAEVTPAMAVVMVFTLVVNLVVTRVEGHYGRKYKSSLLLADASHTLSDVFVTLAVLASLGLVALGYPKADGIIALGVMVFVAWVAYGIVRQAVNILSDTARLDPAQVAQHTMSVSGVRSCRDVRSRGMEESVYVDLKIEVDPNLTTAQAHEVADRVERTLQAAYPQLVDVVVHVEPEHGHDAPRPHGHPA encoded by the coding sequence GTGGATACCCCGCTCACAGACCGCAGCGCCGAGCTCCAGCAGCGCAGCAAGAACATCCGCTTCGTGTTGCTCGCCATCCTCCTGGCCAACTGGGTCGTCGCGGGCGCCAAGCTCGTCTTCGGCCTGATGAGCCAGTCCGCGGCGGTGACGGCGGACGGCCTGCACTCGTTCATCGACGGCGGCTCCAACGTGCTGGGCCTGGTGGCCATGGGCGTGGCCTCGCGTCCCGCGGACGACGACCACCCCTACGGGCATGGCAAGTTCGAGGCGCTCGCCTCGCTGGGCATCGGCGCGATGATTGGCATCGGCATGCTGGAGCTGGGGCGCATGGCGCTCGACTCGCTGCTGCATGACCGGCACGCAGAGGTGACACCCGCCATGGCCGTGGTCATGGTGTTCACCCTCGTCGTCAACCTGGTGGTGACCCGCGTGGAGGGCCACTACGGGCGCAAGTACAAGAGCAGCCTGCTGCTGGCCGACGCCAGCCACACGCTGTCGGACGTGTTCGTGACGCTGGCGGTGCTCGCGTCACTGGGCCTGGTGGCGCTGGGCTATCCCAAGGCGGACGGCATCATCGCGCTGGGGGTCATGGTCTTCGTCGCGTGGGTGGCCTACGGCATCGTCCGGCAGGCGGTGAACATCCTCTCCGACACGGCGCGGTTGGACCCGGCGCAGGTGGCGCAGCACACCATGTCCGTGTCCGGCGTGCGCAGCTGCCGCGACGTGCGCAGCCGAGGCATGGAGGAGAGCGTCTACGTCGACCTGAAAATCGAGGTGGACCCCAACCTCACCACCGCGCAGGCCCACGAGGTCGCGGACCGCGTGGAGCGCACGCTCCAGGCCGCCTACCCGCAGCTGGTGGACGTGGTGGTGCACGTGGAGCCCGAGCACGGCCACGACGCGCCCCGCCCGCATGGCCACCCCGCCTGA
- a CDS encoding TonB family protein has translation MSTGSSPTDWRRKRRRDSPWRLLAAVLLALVAHVAYLALVLFTGTLSPASHERKPVSRPPTSVAVRPLTQDQWAKNRGKTDPKSKTPTTERPRIQDKKPEEKKPETRPQGQVVDLAPGNNEEAPDAKYLAEHNNRVKKETRAREQTPNYRNAMPQRTAPEAQQGADVEPTAPRIAGNNGMGNDDRPLAEGGQQFAFEVPDIHRRNEMKVKSDPTTPGGVSVKNQNESEEMTGNGKRLRIQPGTGGQEEGSSGRIGSPGIASLMPSRAAMDKVLGAAPNDHLRDVEEGDGTLLNSREWKYASFFNRVKQSVGMHWNPNESLRLRDPTGRMYSGKDRHTLLEITLDEKGRVTDIQVEKSSGLDFLDMEAVSSFQRAQPFPNPPPGLLSDDSKVRFSFGFFLEMGGGPRMRLFRQPN, from the coding sequence GTGAGCACGGGTTCTTCTCCGACAGACTGGCGCCGCAAGCGGCGGCGAGACTCACCCTGGCGACTGCTCGCCGCGGTGCTGCTCGCCCTGGTGGCACATGTCGCCTACCTGGCCCTCGTGCTCTTCACGGGGACGCTCTCCCCTGCTTCCCATGAGCGCAAGCCCGTCTCCCGCCCCCCCACCTCGGTGGCCGTGCGGCCGTTGACGCAGGACCAGTGGGCGAAGAACCGCGGCAAGACGGACCCGAAGTCCAAGACGCCGACGACCGAGCGCCCCCGCATCCAGGACAAGAAGCCCGAGGAGAAGAAGCCGGAGACCCGTCCCCAGGGCCAGGTCGTCGACCTGGCGCCCGGGAACAACGAGGAGGCGCCGGACGCGAAGTACCTGGCGGAGCACAACAACCGCGTCAAGAAGGAGACGCGGGCCCGGGAGCAGACGCCCAACTACCGCAACGCCATGCCCCAGCGCACGGCGCCCGAGGCCCAGCAAGGCGCGGACGTGGAGCCCACCGCGCCGCGCATCGCGGGCAACAACGGCATGGGCAACGACGACCGGCCCCTCGCCGAGGGCGGCCAGCAGTTCGCGTTCGAGGTCCCCGACATCCACCGCCGCAACGAGATGAAGGTGAAGTCGGACCCCACCACGCCCGGGGGGGTGTCCGTGAAGAACCAGAACGAGAGCGAGGAGATGACGGGCAACGGCAAGCGCCTGCGCATCCAGCCGGGCACGGGGGGCCAGGAGGAAGGCTCCTCGGGGCGCATCGGCTCGCCGGGCATCGCCTCGCTGATGCCGTCGCGCGCCGCCATGGACAAGGTGCTGGGGGCCGCGCCCAATGACCACCTGCGCGACGTGGAGGAGGGAGACGGCACCCTGCTCAACTCGCGCGAGTGGAAGTACGCCAGCTTCTTCAACCGGGTGAAGCAGAGCGTGGGCATGCACTGGAACCCCAATGAGTCGCTGCGCCTGAGGGACCCCACGGGCCGGATGTACTCGGGGAAGGACCGGCACACGCTGCTGGAGATCACCCTCGACGAGAAGGGCCGCGTCACCGACATCCAGGTGGAGAAGAGCAGCGGCCTGGACTTCCTGGACATGGAGGCGGTGTCGTCGTTCCAGCGCGCGCAGCCCTTCCCCAACCCTCCTCCGGGGTTGCTGAGCGACGACTCGAAGGTGCGCTTCTCGTTCGGCTTCTTCCTGGAGATGGGTGGCGGGCCGCGCATGCGGCTGTTCCGCCAGCCCAACTGA
- a CDS encoding SpoIID/LytB domain-containing protein → MRTAVPLLLSALLLATCASPQSSGHLIERPVALPPEEPLDAGTSEDAGTVDAGSEAVASPGPSGSDLLAHGIPGPGELKRLDFRGGEPRLPIRLMEGRREATFSPRGRMRMRFGGTVEKMLDAAAGTRWTVRVTQGVPAVLSARVQLSEHRFADREGLAAAQEEWRVRGIAVRTHVLGAVYGIAGKVIDNRRSLLLVDEVLSPEDAAKRQADLLQQFGVRTVLFEEAQTPARGILEVRDESGAVVGLAQDRLDAESPEGAGFDVRQVEYGVGYDFHGFEDRTFRGALQFSVDRAGLLAVVNVVPLEDLLKGLVPAEIFARAHPEALRAQAVTARGEVLAKVGIKHLADPYLLCSEQHCAVYRGRTGEAASTTAAVEATRGEALFSADGRLVDSVYSAVCGGHTEDNDIVWGGPPDPSLRGRPDILEPAPDSPSPSRLAKWLAAPDLKAACRLSSFAQPSKFRWEKRFTAAQVDALVARLGVGRVQAMSLSERGVSGRARVLSLSGDQGATQVRGELNIRRLLGMLNSSMAVVEAERDAEGRPTHWVFRGGGWGHGVGMCQTGAIGRAEAGQRYQEILHHYFNGAEVAPIY, encoded by the coding sequence GTGCGCACCGCCGTCCCACTCCTGCTCTCCGCCCTGCTGCTCGCGACCTGCGCGAGCCCTCAGTCGTCCGGCCACCTGATAGAGCGTCCGGTGGCCCTGCCACCCGAGGAGCCCCTGGACGCCGGGACGAGCGAAGACGCCGGGACGGTGGACGCGGGCAGCGAGGCCGTGGCGTCTCCAGGGCCCTCCGGAAGCGACCTCCTGGCCCACGGGATTCCAGGGCCCGGCGAGCTCAAGCGGCTGGACTTCCGGGGCGGTGAGCCTCGGCTCCCCATCCGGCTCATGGAGGGCCGGCGCGAGGCGACGTTCTCCCCTCGAGGGCGCATGCGGATGCGCTTTGGCGGGACGGTAGAGAAGATGCTCGACGCCGCGGCCGGGACCCGCTGGACGGTGCGCGTGACGCAAGGCGTGCCAGCGGTGCTCTCCGCGCGCGTGCAGCTCAGCGAGCACCGGTTCGCGGACCGCGAGGGCCTGGCGGCGGCGCAAGAGGAGTGGCGGGTCCGAGGCATCGCCGTGCGCACGCACGTCCTCGGCGCGGTGTACGGCATCGCCGGCAAGGTCATCGACAACCGGCGCTCGCTGCTGCTCGTGGACGAGGTGCTCTCCCCCGAGGACGCGGCGAAGCGGCAGGCGGACCTGCTCCAGCAGTTCGGCGTGCGGACGGTTCTCTTCGAGGAGGCGCAGACCCCCGCCCGAGGCATCCTGGAGGTCCGCGACGAGTCGGGCGCGGTGGTGGGGCTGGCGCAGGACCGGCTCGACGCGGAGTCACCGGAGGGCGCCGGCTTCGATGTGCGCCAGGTCGAGTACGGCGTGGGCTACGACTTCCACGGCTTCGAGGACCGCACGTTCCGGGGCGCGCTCCAGTTCTCCGTGGACCGCGCGGGCCTGCTCGCGGTGGTGAACGTGGTGCCCCTGGAGGACCTGCTCAAGGGCCTGGTCCCCGCCGAAATCTTCGCCCGGGCCCACCCGGAGGCGCTCCGGGCCCAGGCCGTCACCGCGCGCGGAGAGGTGCTCGCGAAGGTGGGCATCAAGCACCTGGCCGACCCCTATCTCCTCTGTTCGGAGCAGCACTGCGCCGTGTACCGCGGGCGCACGGGCGAGGCGGCCAGCACCACCGCCGCCGTGGAGGCCACCCGAGGCGAGGCCCTCTTCAGCGCGGATGGCCGGCTGGTGGACTCCGTCTACAGCGCCGTGTGCGGCGGCCACACCGAGGACAACGACATCGTCTGGGGAGGCCCACCGGACCCGAGCCTCCGAGGGCGTCCGGACATCCTGGAGCCCGCCCCCGACTCGCCCTCCCCGTCCCGCCTGGCGAAGTGGCTGGCGGCGCCCGACCTGAAGGCCGCCTGCCGGCTCTCCAGCTTCGCCCAGCCCAGCAAGTTCCGCTGGGAGAAGCGCTTCACGGCGGCCCAGGTGGACGCGCTCGTCGCCCGGCTGGGCGTGGGCCGCGTCCAGGCCATGAGCCTGTCCGAGCGAGGCGTGTCCGGCCGGGCCCGAGTGCTCTCCTTGTCCGGGGACCAGGGGGCCACCCAGGTGCGCGGAGAGCTCAACATCCGCAGGCTCCTGGGCATGCTCAACAGCAGCATGGCGGTGGTGGAAGCCGAACGGGACGCCGAGGGCCGGCCCACCCATTGGGTTTTCCGTGGCGGAGGTTGGGGCCACGGAGTAGGGATGTGTCAGACGGGCGCCATCGGACGGGCGGAGGCCGGACAGCGCTACCAGGAAATCCTCCACCACTACTTCAATGGTGCTGAAGTCGCTCCCATCTACTGA
- a CDS encoding right-handed parallel beta-helix repeat-containing protein has translation MRNFKGNFLTLKTPVAALATSLFMLGSAAHGASLPAIGVQPVPNTPVAALPAHADHAAIATPSPQPGVQATALSAAASTNYTREWVVSPSGNDGGDGSAAQPLRTINKAVSLAGPGEIIRVQPGTYAERVVIGANAKAGTPEAKITLQGEGGARITPGPGTGGMVQVRRPNWVIDGFNIDVQRQPLFGVTFEGDVTGSMLVNSDLRDGGGGAAVTTFNKATGAIIENNHIHGFVKNSGNKDSHGVVVQPTSKDITVRNNDIHDNSGDSVQCLGPEGFSSLPPAEGLLVENNHFYGNRENAVDIKTCYGVVIRNNRMHNFRPTSTAKGDVLVVHYSASNVLVEDNEIYDGAKGISVGGNRSGPMPTGIVVRRNRVYNITNAGGGEGTGIRLENSKGTVVVNNTIAATTTALIMGHGTGGPTQTPVVRNNIIEGTVSVDLGGQAPGLKLGNNLISPSGQFKRNGVVVSPDQFKATTGDASSISGPPSLGEAFSPSTDAVDKGVDVGLPFCGGAPDIGAVELGC, from the coding sequence ATGCGAAATTTCAAAGGCAACTTCCTGACGCTGAAGACTCCCGTGGCCGCTCTGGCCACCAGCCTTTTCATGCTCGGTTCGGCTGCCCACGGGGCAAGCCTGCCGGCCATCGGTGTGCAGCCCGTCCCCAACACCCCCGTGGCGGCGCTGCCCGCCCACGCGGACCATGCGGCCATCGCCACGCCGTCGCCGCAGCCGGGTGTCCAGGCCACCGCGCTGAGCGCCGCGGCCAGCACGAACTACACCCGCGAGTGGGTGGTGAGCCCCTCCGGCAATGACGGCGGCGACGGCAGCGCCGCGCAGCCGCTGCGCACCATCAACAAGGCCGTCAGCCTGGCGGGCCCGGGTGAAATCATCCGCGTCCAGCCGGGGACCTACGCGGAGCGTGTCGTCATCGGCGCCAACGCGAAGGCCGGGACTCCCGAGGCGAAGATCACGCTCCAGGGCGAGGGCGGTGCGCGCATCACCCCGGGGCCCGGCACGGGCGGCATGGTGCAGGTGCGTCGTCCGAACTGGGTCATCGACGGGTTCAACATCGACGTGCAGCGCCAGCCGCTCTTCGGCGTCACCTTCGAGGGCGACGTCACGGGCTCCATGCTGGTGAACTCGGACCTGCGCGACGGCGGGGGCGGTGCGGCCGTGACGACGTTCAACAAGGCCACGGGCGCCATCATCGAGAACAACCACATCCACGGCTTCGTGAAGAACTCGGGCAACAAGGACTCACACGGCGTCGTCGTGCAGCCCACGTCCAAGGACATCACCGTCCGCAACAACGACATCCATGACAACTCGGGTGACTCCGTGCAGTGCCTGGGGCCCGAGGGCTTCAGCTCACTGCCCCCGGCGGAGGGCCTGCTCGTGGAGAACAACCACTTCTACGGCAACCGGGAGAACGCGGTGGACATCAAGACCTGCTACGGCGTGGTCATCCGCAACAACCGGATGCACAACTTCCGCCCGACGAGCACGGCGAAGGGGGATGTCCTGGTGGTGCACTACTCCGCGAGCAACGTGCTGGTGGAGGACAATGAAATCTACGACGGCGCCAAGGGCATCTCGGTCGGTGGCAACCGCTCCGGGCCCATGCCCACGGGCATCGTCGTGCGCCGCAACCGCGTGTACAACATCACCAACGCGGGCGGCGGCGAGGGCACGGGCATCCGCCTCGAGAACTCGAAGGGCACCGTGGTGGTGAACAACACCATCGCCGCCACGACGACGGCGCTCATCATGGGGCACGGCACCGGGGGTCCCACGCAGACGCCGGTGGTGCGCAACAACATCATCGAGGGAACGGTCTCCGTGGACCTGGGCGGGCAGGCGCCGGGGCTGAAGCTGGGCAACAACCTCATCTCGCCCAGCGGTCAGTTCAAGCGCAACGGCGTGGTGGTGAGCCCGGACCAGTTCAAGGCCACCACGGGGGACGCGTCCTCCATCAGCGGCCCTCCCAGCCTGGGCGAGGCCTTCAGCCCCAGCACCGACGCGGTGGACAAGGGCGTCGACGTGGGCCTGCCTTTCTGTGGCGGAGCCCCGGACATCGGCGCGGTGGAGCTGGGCTGCTGA
- a CDS encoding acyl-CoA dehydrogenase family protein, with translation MLHGHGLYLEEHESFRRTVRAVVEKEILPFVSGWEEAEEFPRELFTRFGELGFLGLKYPVEYGGTNAGPLYEAVLLEELGRCGSGGVSAGLGTQFTISTGPLNLFGTDAQKHRWLAPAIRGEKIGALGITEPDAGSDVAGLRTTARREGAHYVVNGSKTYITNGVRADFVVLAVKTDVSAGHKGLSMLVVEKGTPGFTVGRKLKKLGWRASDTAELFLEDCRIPAENLLGVENQGFAQIMGNFQWERLSLALGAVGAMDDMLERVVEHVKSRRAFGQSLSQLQVVRHKLADLFTARECARQLTYHALRLHAAGEWAVAQTSMAKKVATETACRIADECLQLHGGAGYMMEYDIQRHWRDARLGPIGGGTSEVMNDIIAKQLGL, from the coding sequence ATGCTGCATGGCCATGGGCTGTACCTGGAGGAGCACGAGTCCTTTCGCCGCACGGTGAGGGCGGTGGTGGAGAAGGAGATCCTCCCCTTCGTGTCGGGGTGGGAGGAGGCGGAGGAGTTTCCTCGGGAACTCTTCACGCGCTTTGGCGAGCTGGGCTTCCTGGGCCTGAAGTACCCCGTGGAGTACGGCGGCACCAACGCGGGCCCGCTCTATGAGGCCGTGCTGCTGGAGGAGCTGGGGCGCTGCGGCTCGGGCGGGGTGTCCGCGGGACTGGGGACGCAGTTCACCATCTCCACCGGCCCGCTGAACCTGTTCGGGACGGATGCGCAGAAGCACCGCTGGCTGGCCCCCGCGATTCGAGGCGAGAAGATTGGCGCGCTCGGCATCACCGAGCCGGACGCGGGCTCCGACGTGGCGGGACTTCGCACCACGGCGCGCCGCGAAGGTGCGCACTACGTCGTCAACGGCTCCAAGACGTACATCACCAACGGGGTTCGGGCGGACTTCGTGGTGCTGGCCGTGAAGACGGATGTCTCCGCGGGCCACAAGGGCCTGTCCATGCTGGTGGTGGAGAAGGGTACGCCCGGCTTCACCGTGGGCCGCAAGCTGAAGAAGCTGGGGTGGCGCGCCTCGGACACCGCGGAGCTCTTCCTGGAGGACTGCCGCATCCCCGCGGAGAACCTGCTGGGCGTGGAGAATCAGGGCTTCGCGCAAATCATGGGCAACTTCCAGTGGGAGCGGCTGTCGCTCGCGCTGGGGGCCGTGGGCGCCATGGACGACATGCTGGAGCGCGTCGTCGAGCACGTGAAGTCGCGCCGTGCCTTCGGCCAGTCCCTCAGCCAGCTCCAGGTGGTCCGCCACAAGCTCGCGGACCTGTTCACCGCCCGGGAGTGTGCGCGTCAGCTCACCTACCACGCCCTGCGCCTGCACGCGGCGGGCGAGTGGGCGGTGGCCCAGACCTCCATGGCCAAGAAGGTGGCCACGGAGACGGCCTGCCGGATCGCGGACGAGTGCCTCCAGCTCCACGGGGGCGCCGGCTACATGATGGAGTACGACATCCAGCGGCATTGGCGGGACGCTCGCCTGGGGCCCATCGGCGGTGGGACCAGCGAGGTGATGAACGACATCATCGCCAAGCAGCTGGGCTTGTAG
- a CDS encoding rhodanese-like domain-containing protein, which translates to MEPTILCTELYLRLGDDELLVIDCRTPAEWDHHALHIPGALRMSPGEVAREHRMLPDDELIVLCGGAQDGSDVRRVCRLLRMHGREAVCLDGGLPAWIRGGYPTERHARPQLALPR; encoded by the coding sequence GTGGAGCCCACCATCCTGTGTACCGAGCTGTACCTGCGCCTGGGCGATGACGAGCTGCTCGTCATCGACTGCCGCACCCCCGCTGAATGGGACCACCATGCCCTGCACATCCCTGGCGCCTTGAGGATGAGTCCCGGTGAGGTCGCCCGGGAACACCGCATGCTCCCCGATGACGAGCTCATCGTCCTGTGCGGTGGCGCACAGGACGGCTCCGACGTGCGCCGCGTCTGCCGCCTGCTGCGGATGCACGGGCGCGAGGCGGTCTGCCTCGATGGAGGGCTTCCGGCCTGGATTCGAGGGGGCTACCCCACCGAGCGCCATGCCCGTCCCCAGCTCGCGCTGCCCCGCTGA
- the asd gene encoding aspartate-semialdehyde dehydrogenase, with amino-acid sequence MAKLRAALIGATGLAGQQFIAALRNHPFIELTGLAASPRSAGKSYGDALRTANGMTAWFVPEPLSPEMARMPVVSGDALKAQDYDLVFSAVEADVARELEPRLAKDIPVFSAASAFRYEDDVPLLIPPVNASHAPLVREQQRRRGWKGFIVPSPNCTTTGLAVTLAPLVERFGVKAVLMTSLQAMSGAGRSPGVIGMDILDNVIPYIPKEEQKVEVETKKILGALNAGGSALTPHDVRVSCTCTRVAVLEGHTESVFVSLGTKATVAEVIQAMREWRGDEVARDLPSTPSRWIEVMDDPFRPQPRLDRETHGGMATTVGRVREDGVLENGFKYVLVSHNTKMGAARGSILVAEQLRAQGLLGR; translated from the coding sequence ATGGCAAAGCTTCGTGCTGCCCTCATTGGCGCCACTGGACTCGCGGGCCAGCAGTTCATCGCCGCCCTCCGGAATCACCCGTTCATCGAGCTGACCGGCCTGGCCGCGTCGCCTCGCTCGGCGGGCAAATCCTACGGGGACGCTCTGCGCACCGCCAACGGGATGACCGCGTGGTTCGTCCCGGAGCCGCTCTCGCCCGAGATGGCCAGGATGCCCGTGGTGAGCGGCGACGCGCTCAAGGCCCAGGACTACGACCTGGTCTTCTCCGCCGTGGAGGCGGACGTCGCGCGTGAGCTGGAGCCGCGGCTGGCCAAGGACATCCCCGTCTTCTCCGCTGCCAGTGCCTTCCGCTACGAGGACGACGTCCCGCTGCTCATCCCCCCGGTGAATGCCTCCCACGCGCCCCTCGTGCGCGAGCAGCAGCGCCGGCGTGGCTGGAAGGGCTTCATCGTCCCCAGCCCCAACTGCACGACGACGGGCCTGGCGGTGACACTGGCCCCGCTGGTCGAGCGCTTCGGCGTGAAGGCGGTGCTGATGACCAGCCTCCAGGCGATGTCCGGTGCGGGGCGCTCGCCGGGCGTCATCGGCATGGATATCCTCGACAACGTCATCCCCTACATCCCCAAGGAGGAGCAGAAGGTCGAGGTGGAGACGAAGAAGATCCTCGGCGCGCTCAACGCGGGTGGCTCGGCCCTGACTCCCCACGACGTCCGGGTGTCCTGCACGTGCACCCGCGTGGCGGTCCTCGAGGGCCACACCGAGTCCGTTTTCGTCTCGCTGGGCACCAAGGCCACGGTGGCCGAGGTCATTCAGGCGATGCGCGAGTGGCGCGGGGACGAGGTGGCCCGCGACCTGCCGTCCACCCCCTCGCGCTGGATTGAGGTGATGGACGACCCGTTCCGTCCCCAGCCCCGGCTGGACCGGGAGACCCACGGGGGCATGGCCACCACGGTGGGGCGCGTGCGCGAGGATGGTGTCCTGGAGAACGGCTTCAAGTACGTGCTCGTCTCCCACAACACCAAGATGGGCGCCGCGCGCGGGTCCATCCTTGTGGCCGAGCAGCTTCGGGCCCAGGGGTTGCTCGGCCGTTAG
- the fdxA gene encoding ferredoxin FdxA: MAYVVADPCIKCKYTDCVEVCPVNCFYEGANFLVIHPDECIDCGACEPVCPTKAIFPETELPAKWKEYKALNADFSTKWPNIAEKKASLPEAEDFKAKEDKRSLLDTAPGK; this comes from the coding sequence ATGGCCTACGTCGTCGCGGACCCTTGCATCAAGTGCAAGTACACTGACTGTGTGGAGGTCTGCCCGGTCAATTGTTTCTACGAGGGTGCGAACTTCCTGGTCATCCACCCCGACGAGTGCATCGACTGCGGCGCGTGCGAGCCCGTGTGCCCCACCAAGGCCATCTTCCCGGAGACGGAGCTGCCGGCGAAGTGGAAGGAGTACAAGGCGCTGAACGCGGACTTCTCCACGAAGTGGCCGAACATCGCGGAGAAGAAGGCGTCGCTTCCGGAGGCCGAGGACTTCAAGGCCAAGGAAGACAAGCGCTCGCTGCTGGACACCGCGCCCGGCAAGTAG
- a CDS encoding GNAT family N-acetyltransferase — MASPTETTAPVTVTQILDEAELMQALAIREVVFIEEQHVPEGIERDAEDAHAYHVIAHQSGHAIGTGRLVMLAQPPSGEEGPWGQVGRMAVLQAHRKARVGSLLLTSLEQEARRRGVKGIMLHAQLYALEFYKKHGYSEMGTVFLEGGIDHLEMRKRF, encoded by the coding sequence ATGGCCAGTCCCACGGAAACAACCGCGCCCGTTACCGTCACCCAGATTCTGGACGAGGCGGAGCTCATGCAGGCGCTCGCCATCCGCGAGGTGGTGTTCATCGAGGAGCAGCACGTCCCCGAGGGCATCGAGCGTGACGCGGAAGACGCGCACGCCTACCACGTCATCGCGCATCAGAGTGGCCACGCCATCGGCACGGGCCGGTTGGTGATGTTGGCCCAGCCGCCCTCGGGAGAAGAGGGGCCGTGGGGGCAGGTGGGCCGCATGGCGGTGCTTCAGGCGCACCGCAAGGCGCGCGTGGGCTCGCTGCTGCTGACGTCGCTGGAGCAGGAGGCGCGTCGCCGTGGCGTCAAGGGCATCATGCTGCATGCCCAGCTGTACGCGCTCGAGTTCTACAAGAAGCACGGCTACTCCGAGATGGGCACGGTCTTCCTCGAGGGAGGCATCGACCACCTGGAGATGCGCAAGCGCTTCTAG